The DNA sequence ATTGCACCTAAAATTGCTATTTTCATTTTATGACCTTTAAAAATTCATCAATATCGCTAAAATTAGTTAAAGAATAAGTTTCTTTTGGGCTTATTTTTTTATTTAAGCCTTTAAGGATATTTGAACCAAATTCTACAAAGCAATCAATTTCATTTTCATAATTTTTAATACTTTGTTTATAAAGAACAGGAGAAATAAGTTGAGATTTAAGTAATTTTAATGCTTGTTCTTTATCGGTATAAATTTTAGCATTTGCATTTGAAACTACAGCTTTAAAATTTGGTTTGAGTATTTTTTCAAGCTCTATGCAAAGTTTTAATGAAGCATTTTCTAATAAAGGGCAATGACTTGCAACACTCATATTTAAAAGCATTACTCTTTTTGCTCCAGCTTTTTTAAATTCATTTTCATAACTTATAAGATCAGATTTTAAACCTGCTACAACAATTTGACCATCACAATTATAGTTCGCTGCGAATATTTTTTTGCTTTCTCCTTGAGCTTTTTTGCAAATATTCTCTACAATTTGATCTTCTAGCCCTAAAACAACTATCATTCCTGCTTCAAGTTTAGAACAATCTTCTTGCATAAACAATCCTCTTTTATTGACTAAAACAAGGGTTTGTAAAAATTCCAAAGCTCCATTAACTGCTAAAGCCGAAAATTCTCCTAAAGAATGTCCTAATGAGAATATAGCCTTTAGATCTGATTTTTGTTCCATTAAAGCTGTATAGGCCATTAAAGAATTTAACACAATAGCAGGTTGGGTATATTCGCTTTTATTTAACTGTTCATTTTCTTCAAAAAGTAAATGCTTAAAATCAATCTTGCAAAAATCACTTGCACTTTCAAGAAGTTCTTTTGCGTTTTTAGAATTTTCATAAAAGCTTTTTCCCATTCCAGTAACTTGAGATCCTTGTCCTGGAAATATATAAGCAATATTTATTAGTGACAACCGCAACCTCCGCCACCGCAGCAACCTCCGCCACCATGATGATGATCGTGATGTCCTCCACTACAACCGCAACTATGGCTTCCTGCAATAATTCCTGTTAAAATTTCATCTTCGCTAGCTGGTCTAACATCAACAATATTAAGCGAAAAAAGCAAATCTCTTCCGGCATAAGGATGATTATAATCAACAACAACATCATTTTCATTGATTTCTTTAACGGTTACGCGAACGGTTTCGCCATTCTCACCTTCACCAAAAAGCTCCATACCTATTTTTAAGTCAATTCCTGCAAATTGTTCTTTAGGTAATGTTTGGATAGCATTAGCATCGTATTCGCCTAAACCTTTTTCTTTTTTAATTAAAACATCACTATTACTTGGACAATTAAGCTTCATAATTTCTTCTTCTAAGCTTTCTAAAATTTGTCCTTTTCCAACTATAAAAGAAATGGGTTGAGCATATAAATTAGATTCTAAAACTTCTTGAGTATTTGCATCTTTAAGTTCGTAAAACATTGAAACGACATTATTTTTTTCTATTGACATTTTTTTCCTTTTTTATTTTCTATTTGGTGAAGCTTTTGCTTCGGGTGTATTTGGATAATTTTTCTTTAAAGCTTTATAAAATCCATTAGCTGCTTTTGTATTGCCTATTTTATCTAATGAAATTGCAGTATGATATAAAAGCTTTGGAAAATAATCTCCTTTGGAACTGATAGCAGAGCTTTTTTTGTAAAAAACAATAGCATCATTGTAATTTTTTTGTTTATACTCTATCTCTCCTAGCCAAAAATTTGATCTTGCTGGTTTATATTTTTGTGCTATAAGATAATTTAATTTGGTTTTACATTCTTCATATAAATCTTTATGGAGATCTTGTATTGCTAAGTCTAAAATTTCATTGTTTTTTTTCTTTTTCCATGAATCATCTATAGTTTTATTCACATCTTGAATTTCTATATTATTTGTAGCATGATTGTCTTTTTTTTCATTAAAATTATCATCAGTATGGTTATATGAAGTGTTTGATGAAATATTGTTTATGCTCAAATTTATATCTTTAAGTTCTTCCTTGGATACATAATTTGCATTAATAGAATCTACTAAAGAACTAAGTTCTGTTAAAATTTTTTTAAATTGTTTATTATTGGCTTCTTGGATTTTTCTGCTTTCTTCAACATATTTTTTTAAATTTTGAATTTCTACAGTTAGGTTATTTTCTAAACTATCATTTTTTGATTCTAACTGAGTTAATCTAGAATTAGATTTTGCATATTGAGAATTAATACCCTCTAAGGTACTTTGCAAACCTTCAATTCTTTCTTGAATTTCATCAATTCTTGCATTTATTTGAGAATTGTTATTGCTTAAAGAATCAAGTTTTTCTTTGAGTAATCTTTCGCTCGAGCTTAAACCATATGCATTATTACTTGTTATATCTCCTGCTCCAAAAGCCGAGTTTTCAGCATGAAGTAAAGTAGCTCCAGTAAAAAGAGCTACTAAAAGTATTTTTTTCATAGATTATTTTGAAAGTTTAAATTCAGCACGTCTATTTTGTGCATCGCAAGCTTTTGTTTTTTCTGTACAAACTGGATTTGTTTCACCATAACTTTTAATAGAAATTCTATCTGAATTTACCCCTTGAGCTACTAAAGCTTCTTTAACAGCTTTTGCTCTTTTTAAACCTAAAGCTTGGTTATATTCATCAGTTCCCCATTCATCGCAATTACCCTCAACTGTGATATTAGCTCCACTTACTTCAGTATTGAAGATATTTGCATTATTATTGATAACATTTTGCATATCTGGACGAATATTGAATTTATCAAAATCAAAATATACTTTGTTTAAAGTATCATTAAGTTGAGAAATTCTTGAATCAATATCCCAATTATCTCTTCCACTTGAACCTTTGTTAGAATCTACACTAGTATCACTACTTACGCTAGTACTTTTTGTGCTACATCCACTAATGATCACTGCAAACGCGGCAATCGAACTAAAAATAATTTTTTTCATTTCCGACCTTTCCAATATGAATAGATTTAAAGGTATTATATCTAAATTTTTTATTAATTGCAACTCATAATACTAATTTTACCAATCAATAGATTGAATTTTTCCAAGCTTTAAAGGAAAGTAAAAAGTTTTATTTGCATTTACTCTTATAACACCTAAAGCACTTTGTGCACCAAGATACTTAATAAAAACTATACTACCACCATCACTAGAAAATCTTGGAAATAAATTTTTTCCATTGGCTGTAAGTTGTCTTACATCGTTACCATTAATTGATGTTAAATAGATATTAAAAACTCCATATTGATTAGCTTCTCTGCTAGAATATACTAAAAAATCCTTATAAGTGGAAACTGCTGAGTTATTTTTTCCGTGAAAAACAGCTTGTTCAGCACCACTAGAGCCATCTAAATTTTTTAAGAAAATATTTGGATAGCCTAAACGATCACTGACAAAGACCATTTTGTCATCATTATTTCCTATAAAATTACCATTAACATCAATGCCAGAATAATTAGTAAGTTGTGTTAATTTTTTACTGCTTAGGTCATATAGATAAATATCAGGTTGATCTTTTGGAGCCATAGTGATAAGAAGCTTATTGCCATCTGAGCTTACATCACTAGCTACAACCATACCACCACTTGATAAAATTTTATTGGCTTTATTAGAATTTAAATTATAACGATAAAGTGTAGGCATATTGTTATCATAAGCTGTGTAATAAAATATAGTTTGCTCTTTATTGCCCCATTTTGGGAATAAATTTAAACCGCCATCAATAATAACTTTTTGATATGTTAGAGTATAATCAGCTATGATAATTTGACTTCTTTTAGAGCTTGAATTTCTGGCTATTAAAATTTTATGATCCATCCAATCAATCGGAGGTAGACCTAAAGCACTAACAGAAGCTTTGATACTTTTATGTGCTAAAAAAGGATATTGATCAATACTATTTAATGTATAAGTTTGATTTGATTTTTCAATTCCTCCAGCTTTAATTTTAACATTTAAATTTAAGCTATTTCCATTTTGGCTTAGAGCATATTCAAAAACATAATTATTTTTTTCAGTAGCATCGCTTACAACATCAAAATTTGAACTTACTTTTAAATCATTGACAATTATATTATAAAAACTGCGTTTTAAAGCAGCATCATTTATATTAGAATTATCTTTAACGATAATTTTTGGTAAAACTACACCTGAATTAACGACCGTAATTGTTGGATCTTCAGCCCAAAGAACACCCACAAAGAGCAAAAAAACAGTAAAAAATTTTTTCATTTTTTCTCCTAAATTATTGTTGATTTTTTATTTCATCTTTTAAATTCATAATTATACTTATACTTTTATTTTGAGGTGGATAAGTTATGAATTTTCCTTTTTGACTTTCTAAAAATTCTGCTACTTTAGCATCATATAAAGAATCACCACTTTTTTCCACTGAAGTATAACCAAATTTTCCATTTTCATCAATAAATATTTTTACTCTTACGCTGATTTCTTTGTTGTTAGGATAGTACTGTTTCCATCTTTGAGTAATGACACGTACAACTTTACCTAGAAATTCATCATAGACACCCATTTTTTGAGTTTCAGTACTTTCGCCTTGAGTGAGATTTTCTTCTTCGATTAGACTATCATTGAGTTTTTTAATAAGCTCTGAAGCTTGAGGTTTTGGAGTTGTTGAGCTTTTTGATTGAGCATTTGCCTGTATTTTTGTTGTTTTTGCATCCTGCATTTCTTTTATATTGCCAAAAAGTTCATTGAAATTATTTGCTTGTTGATCAATATCTTCGGTTTTAACACTTTGATTTGTTGTTTGTGCGAAAAGTTTATTGATATCAACTTGATCATTTGGCTTTTGTAAATTTTTTGATGTATTTGGATTGGTAGAAATTTGTTTAGAAGGCTCTGAAAGTTCAATATCAATAAAACTATCTTTTAAATCTGTATATTGTATAGCTGGAGCAACTTGCGTTACAAGCCTAAAAAAAACAAAGGCAATAACAATTAAATAAACTACTAAAGCCAATAAAAAAGAATTTAGATTGCTTAAACCATATTTTTTCATATTTTTATTCTGTTTGTAATGCAACTTTGGTAAAACCTAAATTTTTAATACTTCTTAAAACATAAATAACATCATCATATTTTAAATTTTTATCAGCTCTGATAAAAACAGGTTCATCGGTATTAAATTGTGATTTTTTTTGTGCTAAATTATCAGCAAAACTTACAAAATTATATTTTTCTTGATTTAAGAAAATTTCTTTTTTAGAATTAATACTTACGATCAAGCTTTTTACAGTTGGAGCACTTGTGGATTTTTGACTTCCTTGAGGGAGATTTATTTTTTCTTCATAAGTGATGCTTGGAGTTGTGACCATTAATATGGCAAGCAAAACAAGCATAATATCTACTAAAGGTGTAATATTAAGTTCTGGTTTATGTTCTTCAAATAGCATTGTAAAGCCTTAGTTATGATTGGATAAAACTTTAATTTCGCTATCAATAATGCTTAAAAGTTCAAAAGCTCTAGCTTTAATAACAAGATGGAAAGTATAAGCAGGAATAGCAACCAAAATTCCACAGCCAGTTGCAACTAAAGCTTCGCTAATTTGTGGCGCAATAATACTTAAAGAGTTTTGACTTCCAAGACCTCCAAAGGTCTCTAATATAGAAATAACTGTTCCAAAAAGACCTATAAAAGGAGAGGTTGAAGCAATAATGCTAAGCCAAGTTAAACCACCTGAAGCACGTCGAGTAGCTAAATTTTTATAAATTTCTAAATGATTAAGGCTTGTGTCTGTGCATTTTCTTAAAATAGAATCGGTTCGACTCAAATCCTTTTCCCCTAAAAGTAAAGTTTCTAAACTTTCTTTTTCTTTATTTTTCCAAGTTGCTATATAGCTAATTCTTGAAAAAAAAATAGAAAAAGAGAGGATGAAATACAATGAAAGCCAAATAAGAACTACATAGGTAATTATGCTTGAATTACCAAAAAAATTAAATATTGCTTCAAAATTCATTTGTTAACCTTTTATATTGTCTATTTTAGAAAAAGTGGCAGCTAGGGCAATATTATCTGAACTCATTGATTTGATCAATTCTTTAGCCTTGGCAAGATTTTTTTGTATTTCGCTTTCATCAGATCCCGAAATCCAAACCGCTCCTTTTGCTAAAACGCTAGTTTTATCTTCATCTACTTTAACATGTCCTGCATCAATTGCGATTAATTCATGGTTAGAATCATTTTTTTCTATATCAATAATACCTGATTTTAATGAAGAAACTAAAGCTGCGTGATTTTTTAACACGCCAAATTCTCCTTCGCTTCCTGGTAAAGTGACTGATTTTATATCGCCTTCATAAATTACACCCATAGGTGTGATAATTTCAATTTTAAATAAATTATCCATTATTAACCTTTGATTTTATCAGCCTTTGCAATTGCTTCTTCAATATTTCCAACCATATAGAAAGCATTTTCTGGCAAATGATCATATTTGCCTTCTAAGATTCCTTCAAAACCGGCTATGGTTTCTTCAAGA is a window from the Campylobacter sp. RM10537 genome containing:
- the fabD gene encoding ACP S-malonyltransferase, with the translated sequence MNIAYIFPGQGSQVTGMGKSFYENSKNAKELLESASDFCKIDFKHLLFEENEQLNKSEYTQPAIVLNSLMAYTALMEQKSDLKAIFSLGHSLGEFSALAVNGALEFLQTLVLVNKRGLFMQEDCSKLEAGMIVVLGLEDQIVENICKKAQGESKKIFAANYNCDGQIVVAGLKSDLISYENEFKKAGAKRVMLLNMSVASHCPLLENASLKLCIELEKILKPNFKAVVSNANAKIYTDKEQALKLLKSQLISPVLYKQSIKNYENEIDCFVEFGSNILKGLNKKISPKETYSLTNFSDIDEFLKVIK
- a CDS encoding FKBP-type peptidyl-prolyl cis-trans isomerase; translation: MSIEKNNVVSMFYELKDANTQEVLESNLYAQPISFIVGKGQILESLEEEIMKLNCPSNSDVLIKKEKGLGEYDANAIQTLPKEQFAGIDLKIGMELFGEGENGETVRVTVKEINENDVVVDYNHPYAGRDLLFSLNIVDVRPASEDEILTGIIAGSHSCGCSGGHHDHHHGGGGCCGGGGCGCH
- a CDS encoding tetratricopeptide repeat protein, yielding MKKILLVALFTGATLLHAENSAFGAGDITSNNAYGLSSSERLLKEKLDSLSNNNSQINARIDEIQERIEGLQSTLEGINSQYAKSNSRLTQLESKNDSLENNLTVEIQNLKKYVEESRKIQEANNKQFKKILTELSSLVDSINANYVSKEELKDINLSINNISSNTSYNHTDDNFNEKKDNHATNNIEIQDVNKTIDDSWKKKKNNEILDLAIQDLHKDLYEECKTKLNYLIAQKYKPARSNFWLGEIEYKQKNYNDAIVFYKKSSAISSKGDYFPKLLYHTAISLDKIGNTKAANGFYKALKKNYPNTPEAKASPNRK
- the pal gene encoding peptidoglycan-associated lipoprotein Pal, producing the protein MKKIIFSSIAAFAVIISGCSTKSTSVSSDTSVDSNKGSSGRDNWDIDSRISQLNDTLNKVYFDFDKFNIRPDMQNVINNNANIFNTEVSGANITVEGNCDEWGTDEYNQALGLKRAKAVKEALVAQGVNSDRISIKSYGETNPVCTEKTKACDAQNRRAEFKLSK
- the tolB gene encoding Tol-Pal system protein TolB, coding for MKKFFTVFLLFVGVLWAEDPTITVVNSGVVLPKIIVKDNSNINDAALKRSFYNIIVNDLKVSSNFDVVSDATEKNNYVFEYALSQNGNSLNLNVKIKAGGIEKSNQTYTLNSIDQYPFLAHKSIKASVSALGLPPIDWMDHKILIARNSSSKRSQIIIADYTLTYQKVIIDGGLNLFPKWGNKEQTIFYYTAYDNNMPTLYRYNLNSNKANKILSSGGMVVASDVSSDGNKLLITMAPKDQPDIYLYDLSSKKLTQLTNYSGIDVNGNFIGNNDDKMVFVSDRLGYPNIFLKNLDGSSGAEQAVFHGKNNSAVSTYKDFLVYSSREANQYGVFNIYLTSINGNDVRQLTANGKNLFPRFSSDGGSIVFIKYLGAQSALGVIRVNANKTFYFPLKLGKIQSIDW
- a CDS encoding TonB C-terminal domain-containing protein, whose amino-acid sequence is MKKYGLSNLNSFLLALVVYLIVIAFVFFRLVTQVAPAIQYTDLKDSFIDIELSEPSKQISTNPNTSKNLQKPNDQVDINKLFAQTTNQSVKTEDIDQQANNFNELFGNIKEMQDAKTTKIQANAQSKSSTTPKPQASELIKKLNDSLIEEENLTQGESTETQKMGVYDEFLGKVVRVITQRWKQYYPNNKEISVRVKIFIDENGKFGYTSVEKSGDSLYDAKVAEFLESQKGKFITYPPQNKSISIIMNLKDEIKNQQ
- a CDS encoding ExbD/TolR family protein — translated: MLFEEHKPELNITPLVDIMLVLLAILMVTTPSITYEEKINLPQGSQKSTSAPTVKSLIVSINSKKEIFLNQEKYNFVSFADNLAQKKSQFNTDEPVFIRADKNLKYDDVIYVLRSIKNLGFTKVALQTE
- a CDS encoding MotA/TolQ/ExbB proton channel family protein, which gives rise to MNFEAIFNFFGNSSIITYVVLIWLSLYFILSFSIFFSRISYIATWKNKEKESLETLLLGEKDLSRTDSILRKCTDTSLNHLEIYKNLATRRASGGLTWLSIIASTSPFIGLFGTVISILETFGGLGSQNSLSIIAPQISEALVATGCGILVAIPAYTFHLVIKARAFELLSIIDSEIKVLSNHN
- the atpC gene encoding ATP synthase F1 subunit epsilon encodes the protein MDNLFKIEIITPMGVIYEGDIKSVTLPGSEGEFGVLKNHAALVSSLKSGIIDIEKNDSNHELIAIDAGHVKVDEDKTSVLAKGAVWISGSDESEIQKNLAKAKELIKSMSSDNIALAATFSKIDNIKG